DNA sequence from the Fimbriimonadaceae bacterium genome:
CCTGCTCGGGCCACGCTACCACGACATGCTGAGGGCACACGGAGTTGCTCATGTCTACAATCATTGGTCCTATATGCCCCCGCTGGCCGAACAGCATCAACGCATGAAGACCATGACGGCCCCGTTCACCGTAATTCGGCTCTTGACCCCATTAAAAATGACTTACGAGGCAGCGAAGAAACGAGCGGAGCCCTATGACAAAATCGTGGGGGAGCTACCGGAGATGCGCAAAGATACGGTGAGTCTTATACAGGAAGCCACAGCAGAGAATCGGTCGACCTATATCCTCGTCAACAACCGAGCCGAAGGGAATGCCCCGCTGACCATTCAGGCACTTATCGACCGCCTACAAACCGAACGCTGAAAGGCAATCTGGACCCACAACTCCTATGCAGCTGCATTGTTTGCCGCGCCTCTCGACGCGAATGGGGAAAACGTCTGTGACGAGATCGCCTTGAGAGCGGCCGCCCTGGCCTTGAGGGCCCGTCGATACGCCCCATCTTCTCCATACTTGAGGATGGAGAACTTCTTGTGCCGGGATTGACAGTTCTCGATCGGCCATTGGACGTCCCAGTAGAGCCGATGGACGCGGCGCCCCTTGGAGAATTCCCATCGGTCGATACGGCTCAGCCCTGAAACGCCAGAGCGATTCGTCTTCTTGAGAATGGCACAGTAGACTGGCTTGCTCAGCGGAGGATTGGACCTGATCAGCGCGTCCCGGTAAGTCGTGGCTGCAACCAACGCCTGCTCAGCTCCGCCGTAGCGGCCGTCACTGAAGCTTCGTACATAAATGCGGGTACGACGTTGTACAGTCACCCGCCAACAGTGCGTGTGGGAGGCCTCGTGATCAATGCGATGAATATTCAACACAAGCCAGCGTCCACCTTATGCCCGGCGAGGTAGGACTCCAAGTAAGCGGCATCTTCACCTGGAATCGTTTTCAAACGTACTCCGAATTCTTCCGTCCGTACCCACGTCACCAAAGCCTCATCCAACACGAGAGCCCGACGCTTTGTTGGTAGGACAACGAATAAGGACAGCGTCATCCCCGGCGTCACTTCGGCCTGACTCTCGACATGGCAATGGTGCATTGAGAGCCCAACAATTTTGCCCACGTCGTATAGATTGTCTTGTGCTGAATGGAACACACAGGACAGAGGCGCGTCTTCGAAAACGCTATTTGGCAGTTCGGCAATGGACATAGGTCAAAGTGTACTCACGCTCTCGACTCAGTCATATTCCTCTTTCGACGGGACCAAGTACCGCTCGCCCGTGCATCACGGTCTAAAAGCCCTGGTCACCTGAGGTCATATCTTCACGACTAGGGGTCTTTGTTTCAGTCTTTCATTGATATCCCGTCGTCCCCGGTCGGTTTCTGGCACTCCAACTGATCCCATTCTCCGGCGCGAACTGCCTCATGACGCATCCGCATCAGTCTTGCCACAACCTCGAGTCCATTCAACACGTCAACCGGGTCTTTGGCGTCCAGGCGGAGAATCAGATCACGAACCCACCAATGAGTCGCGGGGGACGACAATAACATCGACCGCATAACATTGTATTGGTCAGCCCATCGCATGGTATCGCCTTATGACATGTTCTATTGAAACCACCGTTTCTGTATTACCTGCGGTGGCTTGATGTAAGAATAATCGGGCGCAAAAGGGAATGCTCTATATCACCAATCGCAACCCCTTCCATTCAGGCCTCTCTTGATCAACGCTTCAATGCTGCAAAGACCCTGGCTATAGACACGTCGAGGAGTGAAGGACATTCCATACACCAACACAACCAGCTAAAAATCCGACACAAACACCACGATGCACAATCAGACTCGCATCCTATCTCTTTGAAAAGCGCACCCCGGGAATCTACCTCGCCCTTCCAATGTTCACCTACTCCGATACGGCCATTGCCGTTCCGTTAGGGGGAACCCCAATCACATAAGGCAAATGCTCCTACGCTCAGATGGGGAAACCACTTAAAATCCCCTTGGGCACTGTCGCCTACAGTTACCTGAAACCAATCATGCGCGAAGCACAGCAATGCGTCGCACTGGCACCCGAGAGCCTTGGAAGGAGATTGCACCATGCCCGCCGGCATTAGGACATCGCTAACACGGGTCTATACGTATCCCGCATATCTCACATATTCTTCCTATGCTGCCTTGCCGGCTGCGGTCAGAGAAGAAGCTGATCAAATGCAATCGCTGTGGAATGCGATGGTCGACGTTTATGAAGTCGCCCATCGCCAACAGGAGCGCCTTCACAAACAATTCCTTCAAACGAGTCGCACGACGACGCGCGCAGCTGGCGGCACACGTTCGATTGGCGATCCCCTTGAGTGCATCAAACAATTGCGTGGGCAGAACGACTCCCTCGAGGACGCGACTCTTCTTGCCCTTTCTCGTACCTATCGCACAGCTGCGGCTGAGTACGAAGCCTCCCAACATCACAATATCGACCGATGTCTCCCTTACCCTGAGAGCATGAAGCAGGAGCTTTCCCAGATCACCAAACGTCTGCATGACACTCTGCACCAACTCGCACGCACAAGCCCTCTGTCTCGTTCACACAGCAATGCCGTGCTCGAACGAATGAAAACAGCCATCCGCCGCGTGCCCCTCGGAAATCTTCCACCTAGCAAGGAAACAGGTCCGCCGACCTCGTTATTCTTTACTCACAACTTCGGTTCGCAAGGAGTCCGCATCCAATCGTTAACTCGCGCAGACATGACCCAGTCGGGCTCCTCATTTGCCGCCAATCGTCTACTTACACTCAACCCGGACTCGCAACTCGCAGAGGACACCGACCCCCGAGACCGGGGCCAACGAGATTTTTGCAGAACCGAGGGGGAACTTTTCGTTCGCAACGTCCCAATTCCGTTTGAAATCATCCTTACTCCCCTTCTGCCCAAAGACGCTCTTCTCAAACAGGTCTCTCTCATTGGTTCACAACAGCGACCACAGACGAGCGTCAACTTTGACAGTTCCAACGCACGTCTCAGGAACGACACGACATGGCAGTGGCACCTTCAATTCACGCTAATCGTACCGCCGACCCAGCAATCGGAACCAAAAAAATACGGGATGATCGCCCTTGATTTTGATCATCGACTCATAAATGACGCGACCCCCCTTGTTAGGGTGGGAGAATGGGTATCTGACACGGGCAAACACGAATCCGTCTTCTTTCCCGCGCGGATACTAAAAAATCTAATTGCGGCATACGAAGCCAGGGAAGCCCTCAATGTTCAGCACCTCGCCCTCAAACAACTATTTGTTCATTTTCCATTTGGTGAGGCACTCGCCGATATGGTCAAGGAGCCCATTCACAGCGATGTGCCACTGAGCAGAAAGAGGCTTCGATGCATTGCTCATCAGGCAGTTGAAAAGGCCTACAGCGCTCCCCTTACAAGCATAATCCGAGAAATACTCTCGCAAATTCGGAACACACGAATCGATGTAGTGAGACGGCGCCGACAATGGCGCAGAGACCGAACCGAGTTTTACGACAAGCTTGCGCATCGCCTGTCGAGAGAAGCCGGGACTATTGTGCTGACTCCAATACTGATGCCTGGACCTTCAGGCTCCGAGGGATCTTCTACCTGTACGACAAGCAGTGCGCCATTAGCACAAGCCCTCGCACATTCCATCAACATGCAAGAGTTTATTCATCGACTTCGGCATGCCGCGCCCATCTATCGGACCACACTTCATTTTGTACAATCCATGCATGCCTTGATCGCCTGACTTACGCGGCCCCTTGCAAAGATACTCCGACGTTCTCAACCAACAGCTTCGCCCCATCCCACTCCAGTCCTTGAGACAGCGCCTACCAAAACAATAACCACCGCCTCACGATCGCCTCTGCGTTGTGCACACCACAATGAGGCCCCCATGCTTGGCACAGTCGATTTGCTTCCACACACCCAAGTGGTTACGAACAGCACACCTACCAATGCTTCCTCTGC
Encoded proteins:
- a CDS encoding DUF72 domain-containing protein, yielding NFLNADAFTKLVLQPYRDAQFGPNTGPFLFEFQRHGMPAEEFIGKLDDFFDSVSAEFRYAVEIRNAGLLGPRYHDMLRAHGVAHVYNHWSYMPPLAEQHQRMKTMTAPFTVIRLLTPLKMTYEAAKKRAEPYDKIVGELPEMRKDTVSLIQEATAENRSTYILVNNRAEGNAPLTIQALIDRLQTER